TGGATCGGCCGGTAGTAGCTGTAGGCGCTGTAGAAGGTCTGCGTCATGGTGAGCAGCAGCAGGAACACACCGGCGACGACGGAGACGATCGCCCACGGGTTGCTGAAGTAGTTGTGCTGCAGGCTGGCGATCCACGTGCTCCACTTGTACTCGTAGTACCTGTTCACCTGGTCCGACAGCCCGGAGAGGTAGCTGTCGTTGATGTCGAACACGACCTCGTTGCAGAGCCGGTTGAAGAGGTCGGCTACCTCGGCGTCGCTACCGAGCCAATGCTCGATGATGCCGCGGTCGTGCAGGTACTTGACATCCTCCGCCGAGTTGATGAGGTTGTCCATGAAGATGGCGTAGGAGGTGACGATGTTGCCGCCCGGGGTGGCGATGTCCATGTGGCACTGCTCGAACGCGATCAGGTTCAGGAACAGCGACTTGGTGCCATCGTGGATGAGGATGCGCGGGATCTGGAGCACGCCGTTCTCGAACTTGATGTCCCAGAAGCGGTCCGTGTTGCGGCGCCGGCAGCAGATGCCGGCCTCCCTGAGCTCCGACACGCAGTGCACAAACTGCTGCCGCCGCTTGTCGGCCACGCGCCGCAGACCGGACAACTTCTTGAGCCACAGCCGAGCAGGGGGAGGCGGCATGGGCTGCAGGCCGGCGAGCAGGAGGCTGCACCGGAACACGTCGAGGCAGTGGAACATCGGACCCGACAACGGGTCGAACGCGGCTGCAGCGTCGGAGCCGACGGAGGACTCCAGCTTGGACCGGTTCTTGCAGAGCAGCGGGGCGTCGGTCGGCATAAGCGGGTCGAAGAACCGCACGGCCAAGCTGGCGACGGCGCCGGTCTGTTCTGGGTTGCCGAGCTGGAGCCCGAGCAGGAGATCGAGCACGAACAGCGGTACCTGGTTCTCGAGCAGGATCATGTCGTTACGCACGGCGTGCATCGCGCCGCGCATGGCGAAGATGGGGTCGTGCCGCGAGTAGCCCAGGTGGTCCTCGAACCCCTTCCCGCCATCCAGCGCGCCGCGGAACAGCTCCAGCACGAAGGTCCCGTCCAGCACCAGGCACTCCACGAGCTCATTGCTCGCCATCCCGGCGGCGCGGCCCTCGTAGGAGGCGCGCACCCGTTCCTCCAGCGGCCGCACGGCGCCGAGGTACGCCGTGACGTCGTGCCCCGTGCGCTTGAGGACGTGGTGCAGCGCGCGCCACTTGTGACGCTCCATCTCCCGCAGCCGGCGCCTGCAGTGGTGGAGCGGGCCGATGGACACCACCTGCGGCGTGTAGGCGCGCTCGTCGCCGTCCCGGAGGCACTTGGGCACGCGGTACACGGACAGGCGGGCCCACGGGCACGCCGCCTCCTCGGCGCGCGCCTGCGCCAGCTTCCCGCGGATGGTGATCACCCATTCCGAGTCCTGCGGCTTGGGGCTGTGCGCCGGGGACTGCGCCCGGGACCGGGTGACGGTCGCGCCAGGGCGGTCCTGCTCCTGGCGCTGGAACGGTGGCGACGACGCGCCGTTGGTGGGCAGCGGCAGGTTCCGTGGCTGCCACTGCGGCGCCGGTGAGGACTTCTGGAGGTTGGCGTCGACGGCCTCCCTGAGCTTGATGGTGATGAGGTACCAGCTCAGGACGTCCTTGTTGAAGACGGCGACCATCGATGGCGGCCGGCGGCTTCTGGGTATAGCGTCTCGTGGTTGCCAAGGCACTGAGCAAGTCTGGCCCCGGGCCCGGGACAGAGAGAGCAAGGTAATAAGGCACGCGATATGCTGGTGATGATTGATGTGTGGAGGTCTCGTGTTGCTTGTCTGCGTTAAAATATTCggacaaataaaaaaagggaCTGGCATAACGATTAGTTTGGCCTGCTATCATATTGTCAACGAGCCCAGCTGGTGTCAGCCTGTCGCCACAAGCTAAGTTTGAGCTTAATAGAAACTCTGAGTAGAAAATCGATCTAAATTAAAGATCTGAGCTTGTTAGGGTTCCAGGTCTGGGAGTTTGAGTAGTTAGCGAGTCTTGAGTATTTTATAGCTTTATTTATAAACCATATATGCATATAGTCAGTACTTTGAAGTTAGACGATTTAATTTTAGGTTGAATGAtgagattaaaaataaatttgattaaAGTGAATGAATATCAGTTTTGCTTCGACGGAAAGCAGTTAGAATTAATCAAGCTTTTGACGAGCTCAAGCTCGATAGGCTCGCGAGCTTATAGTTAGTCTTGAGTTTGGCTTGTTAGTGCCTTAGCCGAGCTCGAATCGAGCTTATAGCAAGTTGAGTTCGAGTAACTCTCGAGtcttgagtttttttaataacCTTAATTATAGAAGACTTTtacggtacacctaaatgagtgcataccgtctatttttttcatccgaTGGTTTAGATTGttccaatgatactctatcgcccaccagtatcataggtatcattaaagagtatcataaGAGtaggattgaaaaaaaaaatgataaacttgtaaattatatgtttaattaggggaggtcaaaatgttagtttattcttcgaataagctttcacttattctgttcatttcattatTTAGGGTTTTCACCCTCCATCGGCCGGTCGATAGGtggcgaaggtccgaagtccggtcagtcaatgacgtaattacccctaaagttaccaagataattacaataatacctattAAAAtagacggttggatcacaacaatgatactcttcaCTATCTaatatcatggtgtactgtaaaggttctctaaTTATATCTCTCACAAGCCACTGTAATGAAACAAGAAAACAGCTTCTAAGTCCCTTGTTACACTGCATCTGCGTATTCCTAGCGAGTGTAAAAATTACTTGCGTACTACTAATTTAGTtgtgttttaaaaatttatcatttTGATCTATATGTTATTTTGCACAGGTGCTCCATATATTAGTGAGAGAAATAATATTTTATCGAAATACTAATATAAATAGTGTTAACTAGGCAAATTCCGGACGAGCAACATCCTTTGTACACTGTTGCATATCTTTGGTACCCGAACAACCTCATTCTCGTCTTCTTGCTGTAGGTGGAATATATGAACTGCATACCAATGAGTCAACAATCTAGTACGCAGGGTACAGACAACCTGGGTCTCTTTTATCTGGCCTTTCGCCTAAGCTTTTTACACTGGTAAAGTGGTAgcagtaacaaaaaaaaaaagaactcgtCAACGTGCTGGCGCTTGCTCGGGAATCGGATGCTGATTCCTAGCCGTTGGGACGTGGGCGTGTGCTTGGGTCCTTTTTTTTGCACGGAGCGTGTGCTTGGGTCCCGGGAGCACCGCGCAGCGAAGCGGAACGAGCTGCAGACGGACGATCACGCTACGACTTGCGCACACTCCCACGCCGCCGCGCATGGCGAACCAACCAGCAAGACGGGGTGAGCCTGAACCAGTGACGAAGCTCCAGTGAAATGAAGGGTCCAGCCTACAAGATTGGGCCGAGGGGTGTAGAGTT
This genomic window from Phragmites australis chromosome 7, lpPhrAust1.1, whole genome shotgun sequence contains:
- the LOC133924542 gene encoding UPF0481 protein At3g47200-like, translated to MPVPFFICPNILTQTSNTRPPHINHHQHIACLITLLSLSRARGQTCSVPWQPRDAIPRSRRPPSMVAVFNKDVLSWYLITIKLREAVDANLQKSSPAPQWQPRNLPLPTNGASSPPFQRQEQDRPGATVTRSRAQSPAHSPKPQDSEWVITIRGKLAQARAEEAACPWARLSVYRVPKCLRDGDERAYTPQVVSIGPLHHCRRRLREMERHKWRALHHVLKRTGHDVTAYLGAVRPLEERVRASYEGRAAGMASNELVECLVLDGTFVLELFRGALDGGKGFEDHLGYSRHDPIFAMRGAMHAVRNDMILLENQVPLFVLDLLLGLQLGNPEQTGAVASLAVRFFDPLMPTDAPLLCKNRSKLESSVGSDAAAAFDPLSGPMFHCLDVFRCSLLLAGLQPMPPPPARLWLKKLSGLRRVADKRRQQFVHCVSELREAGICCRRRNTDRFWDIKFENGVLQIPRILIHDGTKSLFLNLIAFEQCHMDIATPGGNIVTSYAIFMDNLINSAEDVKYLHDRGIIEHWLGSDAEVADLFNRLCNEVVFDINDSYLSGLSDQVNRYYEYKWSTWIASLQHNYFSNPWAIVSVVAGVFLLLLTMTQTFYSAYSYYRPIH